The stretch of DNA TACCATTTTAGGCAAGCGTTATGGGGTATTGTCCGTCTTAGTCTATATAATGTTGGGAATTGCAGGATTACCTGTATTTAGTGAAATGTCATCAGGGATCGGAGTAGTTTTTGGTCCTACTGGAGGCTATATAATTGGATTCATTCCAGCAGCCTTCTTAATAGGCTGGCTACTGGAGCGATTCGGATTTACAGTTAAAAATGCTGTCATCGCAAATATCATTGCGATGATTATTACTCTATCATTTGGTGCTGTTTGGTTGAAATTCGTCGCTGAACTAAGTTGGACTGCAGCTTTAACTGGCGGTGTAACTCCATTTATTCTGGTGGGAATAATTAAAGCAATACTTGCTGCAACTACAGGGATTCTAGTTCGTAAACGTCTAACATCTGCAAAGCTATTACCAGCTACAATTTCATAAGCGAAGACAATTGATTAACCCCGTATCTAAAAAAGAGCTTTGTAGATATGGGTTATTTACGCCCATCGAGTTTTCGATTCTCAAGGAACTATTTTACATAACGGAAAGTTAAAACAAGCACTGGAGATACTCACTCCGGTGCTTGTTTTCATTTAGTCCGTTACAACATTAAAACGTTTAAACGCGACAAAGTGTAGTTGCCAATACGGATTATCAAGTTTTGTGATTTCTACACCTTTTGATCCGGCATGAACAAATGTATTTTCTCCCATATAAATGCCCATATGGGAAATTCCTTCTTTGTATGTATCTTTAAAGAATACTAAATCACCTACTACAGGTACATTCACTTTGGATGATAATTTGAAATAATCTTCACTACTCATCCGAAGTATATCCAGCCCCGCAAACTGATGAACGTAATGAATAAAACCACTACAATCAAAGCCAGCAGGCGTTTTCCCACCGAAAACATATGGCGTTCCGACAAAGTTAGGAGCGATCGAAGCAATATTTGCATATACTGCTTGTCCAGTTATAGAAACTGGTTTGGCAATCGGCTCAACTGTTTGAGTTTTTTTCTTGAAAATAGAAGATTTCTTTAACTGTGCCATAGTTGAAGTATGTGTTTTTGTTGTGCTGTATGCCTCTACAATCGGACTTAAAGTTAAACTGAAAGTCGATAACATTAGACAAATTATTATTATTTTTTTCTTCACTATCTCTATCCCCCATCTAATCTCTGAAAATCTTATACTCATCATATTAAAATACGAAAATTCAGTCAATATAATTTATATTATAGAAACAACTCGTATTAAGAATAATTTTGTCAGTAATTACTCTCGTGATTTGTTATTGCCCGGGAAATATTTGGAGACTATTGTCATTTACAGGTAGAAAGGACAATTGCCAATAGCAGCTTCACACAATTTCTTAGTTTTTCAGAAACTATGTTATTGGCTGTATGTCCACTCAAAATCGACTTAATTACTCCATCTTTCATCGACAAATCATTTGAAAGTACACCGATTTTCTTTTGACTATCACTCTTCAAGTAATTCCAATGATTATTAAGCAGTTTTAATCCATTCTCAACAGAAGTAAATATATTTTCCCATTCTCCTATTGAAAGTCAGCTTAGGCGGACTTGTTGGAAACATCATTTATATGACGGATTTTCATTCTACTATCGCCAATATTCTAAACGCACAAAACCCCTTACAGCCGCTGAATTCTGTAAGGGGTTTTTCTATAAGGAGGTCATCTTATAGCAATAGTATGGGCAGCATGGCTACCATTTATTAAAATAATTTGCTGTTTGGGGGAACTTCACGAAGATATTTATCTCTATCTAAGCTTTCCTCATATTGATTCGTTGTAACATCTTCATCTTCATCGACACCACCTAAGGGAATTTCATTCTCAGTAGAATTCGTGTCGAATGCAAATGCATTGCCATGTCCTTCATTTTCGTAACCAGTTTCTCTATACTCTGGCTCTTCGGATGTGTTGTACTTATTTAAAGCTTTTTCTTCAGATTGATTAGTTGGTTCGTTATGTTTACCTGCTGTATACTCAGTCCCAAAAACTCGTTTTTCTTCCGTTCGAGGATCTCTATCAAAATCGTGTTTCATTTCCTCAGTGGATTTATCATTATTTAATTCACTACCAAATGCTGCAGGTCCTAAATTAGGGTCTGCACCAGGAGATTGGAATCCATCTGTCTGTTGTTCATTCTTAATCGTATCCTGAATATTCGGACGATTCTCCCGAACCATTCTATCTTCCTGCATTGAATGACCAATATGGTCTTCTTCTTTGGCCAAATATGGATCCGTAGCGAAAGTTTCTCCTCGCCCAAAACGATCTGTAGGTTCGTCGAAACGACCATCTGTCTCATTAACAAAATCATTTGTTGACGGTTCAAATCCCTTTTCTTTAGCATATTCTCTTTGAGGATTTTTACCACTGTCAAAAGTCATTTCGCTTCGCGGTTCTTCTGCACTAAAGGTTGTGGAATCTCCAGTAAGATTTTTATCTGTTTCATTGAATCGTGATTCAACAAAGTCTGTACGTGCTGAAGCGGTAAACTCATTTGAATGTCTTGTCGCTTCGTTACGAGTCGTGTCTTCGAAACCTGGTTCAATTGGTTGAACTGCCCGCTCTTCTCCATGATAAGATTCATAACTGTTTCCAGTTGATCCAAACGTATCATAGCCTTCTTCAAACTCATTCTGGTGAGAATCTGTGACTCTATCGTTTAGCGATGCATCGGTGTACAGTAAAAACCCACCACTAGCAACATCTTTTGAATAGCGATCAGTTTCTGCGTCATTTAAATCTAATTTCCTCAGACCTTCTTTAACGGAATCTTCTCCCGTAAACCATGATTTGAATTTATCCATGAATGTACCCGCTTCATGCGTCGAAACTTCAGAATAGCGATTTAATGTACTCATGTGTGCATGATCTTTTGAAATGACATGTATATCACTCTCGGAATAACCTTGTGCTTTTAGTTGTTCTAATTTTTCATACATTTCATCCTCTGTACGAGCAACTTCAATTTTACGATTTGATTCAAAGTTCATGGGGTTACCTCCTATTTTTTGATTTACATTCTATCTACCCAACGCTTTATTAAAGTTAAACACTTTTGAAAACTTTTAATCAGACTGTAATATGATTGCACAAAAAAACCTGTGCTCAGCTGAGCACAGGTTTATCTTAGTCTATTTCATTTGTAATGCTTGGGATAGATTTCCAGCTATATGGATGTCTTTGAAGTTCAAACCCAGATGAACTGCTGTCAAAGCGATTTCTGGTCGAACTCCGGATAATGTAGTCTTAACTCCGACAATCTTCAATGCATCTATTAATTGGAAAATTTGCATGGCTACCATTGTATCAATTACATTTACACCTGATAAATCTACATACAAATGAGTAATGCATTTTTTCGTGCATTCCATCAATGTATTCTCCAACAAATATTTAGCTCGTTGCGTATCGATTTCACCCACTACAGGAAGTAAACCAACATCTTGATGTAATTTAATCACCGGAGCACTCAAGTCATTAATCAATTCTTGCTGACTTTTTAGCCTTCGCAAAGATAGCTGATCGTGTACTTCTACAAATCTAGTCATAACCCTACTGAACGCTTTTAGAATAATATGATTCCATGAATAAATTTGTTCTTTTGTATAAGTTCCTTCATTCTCTCTTTCAAAACTCTCAATCATACTAAGATATTGTCTTTGTACATTGAGGAATTCCTGCAAAAT from Paenisporosarcina sp. FSL H8-0542 encodes:
- a CDS encoding general stress protein produces the protein MNFESNRKIEVARTEDEMYEKLEQLKAQGYSESDIHVISKDHAHMSTLNRYSEVSTHEAGTFMDKFKSWFTGEDSVKEGLRKLDLNDAETDRYSKDVASGGFLLYTDASLNDRVTDSHQNEFEEGYDTFGSTGNSYESYHGEERAVQPIEPGFEDTTRNEATRHSNEFTASARTDFVESRFNETDKNLTGDSTTFSAEEPRSEMTFDSGKNPQREYAKEKGFEPSTNDFVNETDGRFDEPTDRFGRGETFATDPYLAKEEDHIGHSMQEDRMVRENRPNIQDTIKNEQQTDGFQSPGADPNLGPAAFGSELNNDKSTEEMKHDFDRDPRTEEKRVFGTEYTAGKHNEPTNQSEEKALNKYNTSEEPEYRETGYENEGHGNAFAFDTNSTENEIPLGGVDEDEDVTTNQYEESLDRDKYLREVPPNSKLF
- a CDS encoding STAS domain-containing protein — its product is MHRNMDLYKYLITKAEKLTDDWYKSIDQSTAVGVYASKDAKDINRLKSQNYSFHEHLIQVFLEDEHEFFKAFEVWLNEIVTDNGHQSTPTHIILQEFLNVQRQYLSMIESFERENEGTYTKEQIYSWNHIILKAFSRVMTRFVEVHDQLSLRRLKSQQELINDLSAPVIKLHQDVGLLPVVGEIDTQRAKYLLENTLMECTKKCITHLYVDLSGVNVIDTMVAMQIFQLIDALKIVGVKTTLSGVRPEIALTAVHLGLNFKDIHIAGNLSQALQMK
- a CDS encoding C40 family peptidase is translated as MKKKIIIICLMLSTFSLTLSPIVEAYSTTKTHTSTMAQLKKSSIFKKKTQTVEPIAKPVSITGQAVYANIASIAPNFVGTPYVFGGKTPAGFDCSGFIHYVHQFAGLDILRMSSEDYFKLSSKVNVPVVGDLVFFKDTYKEGISHMGIYMGENTFVHAGSKGVEITKLDNPYWQLHFVAFKRFNVVTD
- a CDS encoding biotin transporter BioY, producing MRNEHLKMLIVTALFAAIIGIMAQITIPLPLVPITGQTLAVGLAATILGKRYGVLSVLVYIMLGIAGLPVFSEMSSGIGVVFGPTGGYIIGFIPAAFLIGWLLERFGFTVKNAVIANIIAMIITLSFGAVWLKFVAELSWTAALTGGVTPFILVGIIKAILAATTGILVRKRLTSAKLLPATIS